A portion of the Rhodococcus pseudokoreensis genome contains these proteins:
- a CDS encoding S1C family serine protease: protein MTTPRAATVLAVATAVIGSLLLSAPTVRESGLTAATVAQPAPPPPPPPVVLSPEEVEARVVPAIVTLVADSGLVETAGTGIVLTPDGVVLTNHHVIDGALDISAVSLGNGAEYVADVLGYDSSRDIAVLRLQGAGDLPAATLAKDTAIGIGDPVTAVGNAEGGGVPVAARGFVTDLGQAITARSSTDGSRNRLNGLIQIDAAVRPGDSGGPLVDATAAVIGVNTAGNADSDPTKPAPAQPRSYAVPIDTAMTIVDQVRAGTASATVHIGDTPLLGISVTDDARGAEVLWVSIDSPADDAGIEIGDIVTEFDGIPIRSSDDLSGLMIARHPGDAVELRWLDEAGSARSTKIVLEKGPPR, encoded by the coding sequence ATGACGACGCCCCGCGCCGCAACGGTCCTCGCCGTGGCCACGGCGGTGATCGGCAGCCTGCTGCTGAGCGCACCGACTGTCCGCGAATCGGGACTGACCGCGGCGACGGTGGCCCAGCCCGCCCCGCCTCCGCCACCGCCGCCCGTCGTCCTGTCGCCGGAGGAGGTCGAGGCCCGGGTGGTCCCGGCGATCGTCACCCTCGTCGCCGATTCGGGGCTCGTCGAAACCGCGGGGACGGGGATCGTGCTCACCCCCGACGGCGTCGTCCTCACCAATCATCACGTGATCGACGGCGCGCTCGACATCAGCGCGGTGAGCCTCGGCAACGGTGCGGAGTACGTCGCGGACGTGCTCGGTTACGACAGTTCGCGCGACATCGCGGTCCTCCGGCTCCAGGGCGCGGGCGACCTCCCCGCCGCGACCCTCGCGAAGGACACCGCCATCGGCATCGGCGACCCGGTGACCGCGGTGGGCAACGCCGAAGGGGGCGGAGTCCCGGTGGCGGCACGGGGATTCGTGACCGATCTCGGGCAAGCGATCACCGCCCGCAGTTCCACCGACGGTTCCCGGAACCGGCTGAACGGGTTGATCCAGATCGACGCGGCGGTCCGGCCCGGCGACTCCGGTGGCCCGCTCGTCGACGCCACCGCCGCCGTCATCGGCGTGAACACCGCGGGCAACGCCGACTCCGATCCCACGAAACCCGCTCCCGCCCAGCCGAGGTCGTATGCGGTGCCCATCGACACCGCGATGACGATCGTCGATCAGGTCCGCGCCGGGACGGCGTCCGCCACCGTGCACATCGGCGACACTCCCCTCCTCGGGATCAGCGTCACCGACGACGCCCGCGGCGCCGAGGTCCTCTGGGTCAGCATCGACAGCCCCGCCGACGACGCAGGCATCGAGATCGGGGACATCGTCACCGAATTCGACGGAATCCCCATCCGCTCCTCGGACGACCTCAGCGGGCTCATGATCGCGCGGCACCCCGGCGACGCGGTCGAACTGCGCTGGCTCGACGAGGCCGGGAGTGCGCGGTCGACGAAGATCGTCCTGGAGAAGGGCCCGCCGCGGTAG
- a CDS encoding decaprenylphospho-beta-D-erythro-pentofuranosid-2-ulose 2-reductase, whose amino-acid sequence MINAVGNPQTLLLLGGTSEIGLAICEEYLKKAPMRVILAALPGDPGRDGAVAQLKAAGANAVDVIDFDAVDTESHPKVVDDAWAKGDVDVAIVAFGLLGDAEELWQNQRKAVQIAEVNYTAAVSVGVLVGEKMKAQGFGQIIAMSSAAGERVRRSNFVYGSTKAGLDGFYLGLGEALREFGPRVLVIRPGQVRTRMSADVKEAPLTVNKEDVAKLAVTSAEKGKDLVWAPGAFRYVMMILRHIPRPIFKKLPI is encoded by the coding sequence GTGATCAACGCTGTCGGGAACCCCCAGACCCTGCTGCTGCTCGGTGGCACCTCCGAGATCGGTCTCGCGATCTGCGAGGAGTACCTGAAGAAGGCGCCGATGCGGGTGATCCTCGCCGCACTGCCGGGCGACCCCGGTCGCGACGGCGCGGTCGCCCAGCTGAAGGCGGCAGGCGCCAACGCCGTCGATGTCATCGACTTCGACGCCGTCGACACCGAGAGCCACCCGAAAGTCGTCGACGACGCCTGGGCGAAGGGCGACGTCGACGTCGCCATCGTCGCGTTCGGCCTGCTCGGCGACGCCGAGGAACTGTGGCAGAACCAGCGCAAGGCCGTCCAGATCGCCGAGGTCAACTACACCGCGGCCGTGTCCGTCGGCGTCCTCGTCGGCGAGAAGATGAAGGCACAGGGCTTCGGCCAGATCATCGCCATGTCGTCCGCCGCCGGCGAGCGCGTGCGCCGCTCCAACTTCGTCTACGGCTCCACCAAGGCCGGACTCGACGGCTTCTACCTCGGACTCGGTGAGGCCCTGCGCGAGTTCGGTCCGCGCGTCCTCGTCATCCGTCCCGGTCAGGTCCGCACCCGCATGTCCGCGGACGTGAAGGAAGCCCCGCTGACGGTGAACAAGGAAGACGTGGCCAAGCTCGCCGTCACGTCGGCGGAGAAGGGCAAGGATCTCGTCTGGGCGCCCGGCGCATTCCGGTACGTGATGATGATCCTGCGGCACATCCCGCGACCGATCTTCAAGAAGCTGCCCATCTAA
- a CDS encoding PIN domain-containing protein — protein sequence MLIVLDTSAVTRDARFETFVRDTLDRGSRVLVPRLVLVEVAHRYQRESVAMIEALTVQARMYDRLGLRDDLSVFVDAARAKADGYVDSLARQLEAMGCDVIEPAYTSHLEVAARELQRRRPYVDRKRRGYTATVNWLTVLDIADRRPSEDVVWVSANSRGFGSGEPGVWHDEIWAELQDRGLDHRLRWVTGLDDVDLRDTGRPRGERVSVPLATPPVKAPPIAPPPAPVPAKPAASPPAAAPRPVVAAPPPRSPLVVSDPVAPPVAQAPRPRVAPQRILPSASADTGGRRGIGRMRGGRKRKVTVVEELDDLDFG from the coding sequence ATGCTGATTGTTCTCGATACCTCGGCCGTCACGCGAGACGCGCGCTTCGAGACGTTCGTCCGCGACACCCTCGACCGGGGCAGCCGTGTGCTCGTCCCCCGACTCGTCCTCGTCGAGGTCGCGCACCGGTACCAGCGGGAGTCGGTCGCGATGATCGAGGCCCTCACCGTGCAGGCGCGGATGTACGACCGGCTCGGGCTCCGCGACGACCTGTCGGTGTTCGTGGACGCCGCCCGCGCCAAGGCCGACGGCTACGTCGACTCGCTGGCCCGGCAGCTGGAGGCGATGGGCTGCGACGTGATCGAGCCGGCGTACACCTCGCACCTCGAGGTTGCCGCCCGTGAACTGCAGCGCCGCCGCCCGTATGTGGATCGGAAGCGGCGGGGCTACACGGCCACGGTGAACTGGCTGACGGTCCTGGACATCGCGGACCGCCGTCCGTCCGAGGACGTGGTGTGGGTCAGCGCGAACTCCCGGGGGTTCGGTAGCGGCGAGCCCGGGGTGTGGCACGACGAGATCTGGGCCGAGTTGCAGGACCGCGGTCTCGACCACCGGCTGCGGTGGGTGACCGGTCTCGACGACGTGGATCTGCGGGACACCGGCCGGCCCCGCGGAGAACGGGTCTCCGTGCCGCTCGCCACGCCGCCTGTCAAAGCCCCGCCGATTGCACCGCCGCCGGCCCCGGTCCCCGCCAAGCCTGCCGCCTCCCCGCCCGCCGCGGCACCACGGCCCGTGGTCGCGGCACCGCCGCCCCGGTCGCCCCTCGTCGTTTCCGACCCCGTGGCGCCTCCGGTCGCGCAGGCGCCGCGCCCCCGGGTGGCGCCGCAGCGGATCCTGCCCTCGGCCAGTGCGGACACCGGCGGACGCCGCGGCATCGGCCGGATGAGGGGCGGCCGCAAGCGCAAGGTCACCGTGGTGGAGGAGCTGGACGACCTCGATTTCGGCTGA
- a CDS encoding sugar ABC transporter ATP-binding protein → MSVPPAVPLLEVRDVTKSFGNVAAVQGVSFPLYGGEAHALVGENGAGKSTIVKMLAGVHGPDTGSLLVGGEEVSLGSPSDAKARGIAVIYQEPTLFPDLTIAENIFIGTQPRARFGMIDRGAMNTAARALFDRLGVPMDPDRPASGLSIADQQLVEIAKALSTDANVIVMDEPTAALSGNEVDRLFKVARSLCASGAAIMFISHRFEEIFALCQRVTVMRDGRHISTSELAGLTVDDLVRSMVGRDLGALFPKIDVEPGAVVLEIENLSRTGVFSDISFQVRAGEIVALSGLVGAGRSEVMQSAFGVDPRDSGDVRVRGKSLRKGDPKAAMRAGMALVPEDRRQQGLILDMSIERNATLTRSSALARFGFLFGGRERRSAYEWTKKLQTKYARITDPVGVLSGGNQQKVVLAKWMATAPSVLIVDEPTRGIDVGTKAEVHRIISTLASEGVAVVMISSELPEVLGMADRVLVMREGRIVSELSRAEADEEKIMFAATGSEAAA, encoded by the coding sequence ATGAGCGTCCCCCCTGCGGTGCCGTTGCTGGAAGTACGGGACGTCACCAAGTCCTTCGGCAACGTCGCTGCTGTTCAGGGTGTGTCGTTTCCGCTCTACGGCGGCGAGGCGCACGCCCTCGTCGGAGAGAACGGTGCAGGCAAGTCGACCATCGTGAAGATGCTCGCCGGCGTGCACGGCCCCGACACCGGATCGCTGCTCGTCGGCGGCGAGGAAGTGTCGCTCGGGTCGCCCTCGGATGCCAAGGCCCGCGGTATCGCGGTCATCTACCAGGAGCCGACCCTGTTCCCCGACCTCACGATCGCGGAGAACATCTTCATCGGCACCCAGCCGCGGGCCCGGTTCGGCATGATCGACCGCGGCGCGATGAACACCGCCGCCCGCGCGCTGTTCGACCGGCTCGGGGTACCGATGGACCCGGACCGGCCGGCCAGCGGACTATCGATCGCCGATCAGCAGCTGGTCGAGATCGCGAAAGCGCTGTCCACCGACGCCAACGTCATCGTCATGGACGAGCCGACCGCTGCCCTGTCCGGCAACGAGGTGGACCGGCTCTTCAAGGTCGCCCGGTCCCTGTGCGCGTCCGGCGCCGCGATCATGTTCATCTCGCACCGCTTCGAGGAGATCTTCGCACTGTGCCAGCGCGTCACCGTGATGCGCGACGGACGGCACATCTCCACCTCGGAACTGGCGGGCCTGACGGTCGACGACCTCGTCCGCAGCATGGTCGGCCGCGACCTCGGCGCCCTGTTCCCCAAGATCGACGTGGAACCGGGGGCCGTCGTCCTCGAGATCGAGAATCTGTCGCGCACAGGGGTGTTCTCCGACATCAGTTTCCAGGTGCGCGCCGGCGAGATCGTGGCGCTGTCCGGGCTGGTCGGCGCCGGTCGCTCCGAGGTCATGCAGTCGGCGTTCGGTGTGGACCCCCGCGACAGCGGCGACGTCCGGGTGCGAGGTAAGAGCCTGCGCAAGGGCGATCCGAAGGCCGCGATGCGCGCGGGAATGGCGCTCGTCCCCGAGGACCGTCGCCAGCAGGGCCTGATCCTCGACATGTCCATCGAGCGCAACGCCACGCTGACCCGGTCGTCCGCCCTCGCCCGGTTCGGGTTCCTCTTCGGGGGACGCGAGCGCCGGTCCGCCTACGAGTGGACGAAGAAACTGCAGACCAAGTACGCGCGCATCACCGACCCCGTCGGGGTGCTGTCGGGCGGCAACCAGCAGAAGGTCGTGCTCGCCAAGTGGATGGCCACCGCGCCGAGCGTCCTGATCGTGGACGAACCCACCCGTGGGATCGACGTCGGCACCAAAGCCGAAGTACACCGGATCATCTCGACGCTCGCCAGTGAAGGCGTCGCCGTCGTGATGATCTCCTCCGAACTGCCGGAGGTGCTCGGGATGGCCGATCGCGTCCTTGTGATGAGGGAAGGACGAATCGTGTCGGAACTGAGCAGGGCCGAGGCCGACGAGGAGAAGATCATGTTCGCTGCAACGGGTTCGGAGGCCGCCGCATGA
- a CDS encoding TIGR03618 family F420-dependent PPOX class oxidoreductase, producing the protein MSKPPLTPKAAEMFARPNYATIACVRPDGQPVSVATWYLYEDGRVLVNMDAERRRLDYVRGDPRVSLTAMDPGDWITHVSVQGRVTEFVDDEDLADIDRLATHYSGKPYPVRDRKRVSAWIEIDTWHGWGSLKQS; encoded by the coding sequence ATGTCGAAGCCACCTCTGACACCGAAGGCCGCCGAGATGTTCGCGCGGCCCAATTACGCCACCATCGCCTGCGTCCGGCCCGACGGGCAGCCCGTGTCCGTGGCCACCTGGTATCTGTACGAGGACGGCCGGGTGCTGGTCAACATGGACGCCGAGCGCAGGCGCCTCGACTACGTGCGGGGCGATCCCCGGGTCAGCCTCACCGCGATGGACCCCGGCGACTGGATCACCCACGTCAGCGTCCAGGGCCGGGTGACGGAGTTCGTCGACGACGAAGACCTCGCCGACATCGACCGCCTCGCGACGCATTACAGCGGCAAGCCGTACCCCGTCCGCGACCGGAAACGGGTCAGCGCGTGGATCGAGATCGACACCTGGCACGGCTGGGGGTCGCTGAAACAGTCCTGA
- a CDS encoding GtrA family protein has protein sequence MSETQPSHEHEPHVPLPVEIPVTENIADDALDLKTQIVRFVLTGGLSAVVDFGLYFLLFEVVGLPVNVAKSISFIAGTTTAYLINRRWTFKAEPSRARFVAVVILYAVTFAVQVGLNWVMYHAFPDEWWRLPLAFVIAQGTATVINFVVQRAVIFKIH, from the coding sequence GTGTCAGAAACCCAGCCGAGTCACGAGCACGAACCTCACGTTCCGCTCCCCGTCGAGATCCCCGTCACCGAGAACATCGCCGACGACGCACTGGACCTGAAGACGCAGATCGTCCGTTTCGTCCTGACCGGTGGGCTGTCGGCGGTCGTCGACTTCGGCCTGTACTTCCTGCTGTTCGAGGTGGTCGGGCTGCCCGTCAACGTGGCGAAGTCGATCAGCTTCATCGCGGGCACCACCACCGCGTACCTGATCAACCGCCGGTGGACGTTCAAGGCCGAACCGAGCCGCGCCCGCTTCGTCGCTGTCGTGATCCTGTACGCAGTCACGTTCGCGGTGCAGGTGGGCCTCAACTGGGTGATGTACCACGCATTCCCCGACGAATGGTGGCGTCTGCCGCTGGCTTTCGTCATCGCTCAGGGCACGGCGACGGTCATCAACTTCGTGGTGCAGCGCGCGGTGATCTTCAAGATCCACTGA
- a CDS encoding LacI family DNA-binding transcriptional regulator — protein sequence MAASMREVAALAGVSMGTISNVLNHPELVSEATRQRVHAAITQLGFVRNDAARQLRAGQSRMLAVVVLDARNPFFVDVASGAEAVAEANELLMVMVSTGESEERENRQLGQLMEQRVHGILLCPTGESTPMLANLDRQGTPVVLLDRGSRTPGRSSVAVDDVHGGRIAARHLMDRGHRNLVFVGGPDSIRQVRDRRDGAIGAVAESANTRMRTVATRSLSIEAGAEAAREILAMSGEDRPTAAFCANDLLALGVLQEFIQHGKRVPDDLAIVGYDDIDYAAGAAVPLTSVAQPRNELGRAAAELLLDQVNNPDTHQHQQLSFTPTLVVRESTAPRPVRG from the coding sequence ATGGCAGCGTCCATGCGCGAGGTCGCCGCACTCGCGGGCGTCTCGATGGGCACCATCAGCAACGTCCTCAACCACCCCGAACTGGTGTCCGAGGCGACGCGTCAACGGGTGCACGCCGCCATCACCCAGCTCGGCTTCGTCCGCAACGACGCCGCCCGCCAACTCCGCGCCGGCCAGTCACGGATGCTCGCCGTCGTCGTCCTCGACGCGCGCAACCCCTTCTTCGTCGACGTCGCGTCGGGGGCCGAGGCAGTCGCCGAGGCGAACGAACTGCTGATGGTCATGGTCAGCACCGGCGAATCGGAAGAACGCGAGAACCGGCAACTCGGCCAGCTCATGGAGCAACGCGTCCACGGGATCCTGCTCTGCCCCACCGGGGAGAGCACCCCGATGCTCGCCAACCTCGACCGCCAGGGCACCCCCGTGGTCCTGCTCGACCGCGGGTCCCGCACACCCGGCCGATCCTCGGTGGCCGTCGACGACGTCCACGGCGGTCGGATCGCCGCCCGCCACCTGATGGACCGGGGGCACCGGAACCTCGTGTTCGTCGGCGGACCCGACAGCATCCGGCAGGTCCGCGACCGCCGGGACGGGGCGATCGGCGCCGTCGCGGAATCGGCGAACACCCGCATGCGCACCGTCGCCACCCGATCCCTCAGCATCGAGGCCGGCGCCGAGGCCGCCCGCGAGATCCTCGCGATGTCGGGCGAGGACCGGCCGACGGCAGCGTTCTGCGCCAACGACCTGCTCGCGCTCGGTGTGCTCCAGGAGTTCATCCAGCACGGCAAGCGGGTGCCCGACGACCTCGCGATCGTCGGGTACGACGACATCGACTACGCCGCCGGCGCGGCCGTGCCGCTCACCTCAGTCGCCCAGCCGAGGAACGAACTGGGGCGGGCGGCGGCCGAACTCCTGCTCGATCAGGTCAACAACCCCGACACCCACCAGCACCAGCAGCTCTCGTTCACCCCGACCCTCGTCGTCCGGGAGTCCACCGCCCCCCGCCCCGTGCGTGGTTGA
- a CDS encoding galactan 5-O-arabinofuranosyltransferase, translating to MTEADVAPARRSLSTAVEMLLGAVVAAVVAAVGLFAFGRVQWPAFNSSNVTQAVTTVGQVVAIAGIAVSVLLVRLHRAARFARLLSWASLSGFVTVTLGLPLAATKLYLHGVSVDQEFRTEYLTRLTDSAALRDMTYADLPPYYPAGWFWAGGRVANLLGMDGWEAFKPYAIGSLAVAAVVALVLWSNLIRHDLAIVVSLATTALVLAYGSPEPYGAVITLLIGPALVLAWGGLNRVDGRGGWGAVIGTGLFLGLAATFYTLYLGLAAFAITLLALLAAALRVRDRKSWRAAIDPLVRLIVIAAVSGLLALTVWLPYLLEVVSGSPAASGTAMHYLPEAGAQLPLPMIHFSLTGALCLLGTIWLVARASTSRRAQALGVGVVAIYLWSLLSMAFTVLGSTLLSFRLEPVLIVLLGAAGVFGFVEFAGWLVLATSENPRVKGAVLVIGVLGALSFVQNIPKFLDSDIAVAYTDTDGNGERADQRPPGAAAHYGAVDELIRAQVPRDRDDTVVLTADTSFLSFYPYLGFQALTSHYSNPLADFAGRARTIAEWSELETPGQLVSALDAAPWRAPDAFVFRQGPDGYTLRLAEDVYPNDPNVRRYTVTFPKELFDDPRFTVSETGPFVVVTRN from the coding sequence GTGACGGAAGCAGACGTAGCACCGGCCCGACGGTCCCTGTCGACAGCTGTCGAAATGCTACTGGGGGCCGTCGTGGCCGCGGTGGTGGCAGCGGTCGGACTGTTCGCGTTCGGGCGGGTGCAGTGGCCGGCGTTCAACTCGTCCAACGTGACCCAGGCCGTCACGACGGTCGGCCAGGTCGTGGCCATCGCGGGTATCGCGGTGTCGGTGCTGCTGGTTCGGCTGCACCGGGCCGCGCGATTCGCCCGGCTGCTGTCGTGGGCGAGCCTGTCCGGGTTCGTCACCGTCACGCTCGGTCTGCCGCTCGCCGCGACCAAGCTGTACCTGCACGGCGTCTCCGTCGACCAGGAGTTCCGCACCGAATACCTCACGCGGCTGACCGACTCGGCCGCCCTGCGCGACATGACGTACGCCGACCTGCCGCCGTACTACCCGGCCGGCTGGTTCTGGGCCGGTGGACGCGTCGCCAACCTCCTCGGCATGGACGGCTGGGAAGCGTTCAAGCCGTACGCCATCGGGTCCCTCGCCGTCGCCGCCGTCGTGGCACTGGTGTTGTGGAGCAACCTGATCCGCCACGACCTCGCCATTGTCGTGTCCCTCGCGACGACGGCCCTCGTCCTGGCCTACGGTTCGCCCGAGCCGTACGGCGCCGTCATCACGCTGCTGATCGGTCCCGCGCTCGTCCTCGCCTGGGGCGGCCTGAATCGCGTCGACGGCCGTGGCGGCTGGGGTGCCGTGATCGGCACCGGCCTGTTTCTCGGTCTCGCCGCCACGTTCTACACGCTGTATCTCGGACTCGCCGCCTTCGCGATCACCCTGCTGGCACTGCTGGCGGCGGCGCTGCGGGTGCGCGACCGGAAGTCCTGGCGGGCGGCGATCGACCCGCTGGTCCGGCTGATCGTGATCGCCGCCGTGTCCGGGCTCCTCGCCCTCACCGTGTGGCTGCCGTATCTACTGGAGGTCGTGAGCGGTTCGCCCGCCGCGTCGGGAACCGCGATGCACTACCTGCCCGAGGCAGGCGCGCAACTGCCGCTGCCGATGATCCACTTTTCCCTCACCGGGGCGCTGTGCCTGCTCGGCACCATCTGGCTCGTCGCCCGCGCGTCGACGTCGCGGCGCGCGCAGGCACTCGGCGTCGGAGTGGTGGCCATCTACCTGTGGTCGCTGCTGTCGATGGCGTTCACAGTGCTCGGCAGCACCCTCCTCTCGTTCCGGCTCGAGCCAGTGCTCATCGTCCTGCTCGGCGCGGCAGGCGTCTTCGGATTCGTCGAATTCGCCGGGTGGCTCGTGCTCGCGACCAGCGAGAACCCGCGGGTCAAGGGGGCGGTCCTGGTGATCGGCGTGCTGGGTGCGCTGTCGTTCGTCCAGAACATCCCGAAGTTTCTCGACTCCGACATCGCCGTCGCCTACACCGACACCGACGGCAACGGCGAACGCGCCGACCAGCGTCCGCCCGGTGCCGCCGCCCACTACGGAGCAGTCGACGAGCTGATCCGGGCGCAGGTCCCCCGCGACCGTGACGACACGGTGGTCCTCACCGCCGACACCAGCTTCCTCAGCTTCTACCCCTACCTCGGGTTCCAGGCGCTGACGTCGCACTACTCGAATCCTTTGGCGGACTTCGCCGGACGCGCCCGGACCATCGCGGAGTGGAGCGAGCTCGAGACCCCCGGCCAGCTGGTGTCCGCACTCGACGCGGCGCCGTGGCGGGCGCCCGACGCGTTCGTGTTCCGCCAGGGCCCCGACGGGTACACGCTGCGGCTCGCCGAGGACGTGTATCCCAACGACCCCAACGTGCGCCGCTACACGGTCACGTTCCCGAAGGAACTGTTCGACGACCCGCGCTTCACCGTGTCGGAGACCGGGCCGTTCGTCGTCGTCACAAGAAACTGA
- a CDS encoding FAD-binding oxidoreductase, producing MSTTAEETPTQALPTQTRTLTGWGRTAPTTAQVLSTPDVEVIAQAVAQVAEQNESKPAHLQRGVIARGLGRSYGDPAQNAGGLVIDMNALNRIHRIDRDTHLVEVDAGVNLDQLMKAALPFGLWVPVLPGTRQVTVGGAIGSDIHGKNHHSAGSFGNHVVSLDLLTADGKVRTLTPKGGRNDPKGALFWATIGGMGLTGIILKATIKMTPTETAYFIADGDVTQTLDETIALHSDGSEANYEYSSAWFDAIAAPPKLGRAAISRGSLAKLDQLPAKLQKNPLAFDAPQLLTFPDVFPNGLANKFNFSMIGELWFRKSGTYRDKVQNLTQFYHPLDMFGEWNRAYGSNGFLQYQFVVPTTAVEEFKAIIRDIQTSGHYSFLNVFKLFGEGNQAPLSFPIPGWNICVDFRIKPGLNEFVTELDKRVLKFGGRLYTAKDSRTTAETFHAMYPRIDEWIATRRKYDPTNVFASDMSRRLEL from the coding sequence ATGTCCACGACAGCAGAAGAGACGCCCACCCAGGCGCTCCCCACACAGACCCGCACCCTCACCGGCTGGGGACGCACCGCGCCCACCACCGCGCAGGTGCTGTCCACTCCCGACGTGGAGGTGATCGCGCAAGCGGTCGCCCAGGTCGCGGAGCAGAACGAGTCGAAGCCGGCTCACCTGCAGCGTGGGGTGATCGCCCGTGGCCTCGGCCGCTCGTACGGCGACCCGGCGCAGAACGCCGGTGGCCTGGTCATCGACATGAATGCGCTGAACCGGATTCATCGCATCGACCGCGACACCCACCTGGTGGAGGTCGACGCCGGTGTGAACCTGGATCAGCTGATGAAGGCGGCGCTGCCGTTCGGCCTGTGGGTTCCGGTGCTGCCGGGCACCCGCCAGGTCACCGTCGGCGGGGCCATCGGCTCCGACATCCACGGCAAGAACCATCACAGCGCCGGCAGCTTCGGCAACCATGTGGTGTCGCTGGACCTGCTCACCGCCGACGGCAAGGTGCGGACGCTGACGCCGAAGGGCGGCCGCAACGACCCCAAGGGCGCGCTGTTCTGGGCGACGATCGGCGGCATGGGCCTGACGGGCATCATCCTCAAGGCGACCATCAAGATGACGCCGACCGAAACGGCGTATTTCATCGCCGACGGCGACGTCACCCAGACGCTCGACGAGACGATCGCGCTGCACAGCGACGGCAGCGAGGCCAACTACGAGTACTCGAGCGCGTGGTTCGACGCCATCGCCGCGCCGCCGAAGCTGGGCCGGGCCGCGATCTCCCGGGGCTCGCTGGCGAAACTCGACCAGTTGCCGGCGAAGCTGCAGAAGAACCCGTTGGCGTTCGACGCGCCGCAGTTGCTGACGTTCCCGGACGTGTTCCCGAACGGCCTCGCCAACAAATTCAATTTCTCGATGATCGGCGAGCTGTGGTTCCGGAAGTCCGGCACCTACCGCGACAAGGTTCAGAACTTGACGCAGTTCTACCACCCGCTCGACATGTTCGGTGAGTGGAACCGCGCCTACGGGTCGAACGGATTCCTGCAGTACCAGTTCGTGGTGCCGACCACCGCGGTCGAGGAGTTCAAGGCCATCATCCGCGACATCCAGACGTCCGGGCACTACTCGTTCCTCAACGTGTTCAAGCTGTTCGGCGAGGGCAACCAGGCGCCGCTGAGCTTCCCGATCCCGGGCTGGAACATCTGCGTCGACTTCCGTATCAAGCCCGGCCTGAACGAGTTCGTCACCGAACTCGACAAGCGGGTCCTGAAGTTCGGCGGCCGTCTCTACACGGCCAAGGACTCGCGGACCACCGCCGAGACGTTCCACGCCATGTACCCGCGGATCGACGAGTGGATCGCCACCCGCCGCAAGTACGACCCCACCAATGTCTTCGCCTCCGATATGTCCAGAAGGTTGGAACTGTAG
- a CDS encoding alpha/beta hydrolase — protein MKSVPNDRKPSAQQRNGTPTVQYRSGARLAGPSIESQVLYQACRWFLRPVVRMAPINESAIRRAALLDLAAGIRPASGIRRQKVRLPGFDAEIVRAPGVSPELSDGVVLYLHGGGFLCCGLNTHRPVVATIAKLTGLPVMHVGYRQLPDTNISGSVDDCLTAYKWLLETGARADGTVFAGDSAGGFLVFATALKAREEGVDLPAGLVGLSPLLDLDCADKLVHANAARDVFAPVEALVTIGKLGGEVDGVLDPALSPVNGALEGLPPSLLFAAEGEVLRSDSELMAHRLSAAGVPTTLQIWDGQVHAFPALWPGLPESRVVLRRIARFVALRVRPDDGVTRDKSA, from the coding sequence ATGAAATCTGTGCCGAACGACCGCAAGCCGTCTGCGCAGCAGCGGAACGGGACACCGACCGTCCAATACCGCTCGGGGGCGCGGCTGGCGGGGCCGAGTATTGAATCCCAGGTTCTCTACCAGGCATGCAGATGGTTCCTCCGGCCCGTGGTGCGGATGGCGCCGATCAACGAGTCGGCCATCCGCAGGGCCGCGCTGCTGGACCTCGCGGCGGGGATCCGCCCCGCTTCCGGTATCCGCCGCCAGAAGGTGCGGCTTCCCGGATTCGACGCGGAGATCGTGCGCGCCCCGGGCGTCTCACCCGAGCTGAGCGACGGCGTCGTCCTCTATCTCCACGGCGGCGGGTTCCTGTGCTGTGGACTGAACACGCACCGGCCGGTGGTCGCGACCATCGCGAAGCTGACCGGACTGCCGGTGATGCACGTCGGCTACCGGCAACTGCCCGACACGAACATCAGCGGTTCCGTCGACGACTGTCTGACGGCGTACAAGTGGTTGCTGGAGACCGGAGCCCGCGCGGACGGGACGGTGTTCGCCGGTGATTCGGCGGGTGGGTTCCTCGTGTTCGCGACGGCGTTGAAGGCCCGCGAGGAGGGCGTCGATCTGCCTGCCGGACTGGTCGGGCTGTCGCCGCTGCTGGACCTGGACTGCGCCGACAAACTGGTGCACGCCAACGCCGCCCGCGACGTGTTCGCCCCTGTGGAGGCGCTCGTCACCATCGGCAAGCTGGGCGGCGAGGTGGACGGCGTGCTCGACCCTGCGCTGTCACCCGTGAACGGCGCGCTCGAGGGTCTGCCGCCCTCGTTGCTGTTCGCCGCGGAAGGTGAGGTGCTGCGGTCGGATTCGGAGCTGATGGCGCATCGGCTGAGCGCTGCGGGTGTGCCGACGACGCTGCAGATCTGGGACGGTCAGGTGCATGCGTTTCCGGCGTTGTGGCCCGGTCTGCCGGAAAGTCGTGTGGTGCTTCGGCGTATCGCGCGGTTCGTCGCGTTGCGGGTGCGGCCGGACGACGGTGTCACCCGCGACAAGTCTGCCTGA